The following coding sequences are from one SAR86 cluster bacterium window:
- the rpmH gene encoding 50S ribosomal protein L34 — protein MKRTYQPSKIKRKRKHGFRKRNSSVGGKLVLKSRRNKGRKKLAA, from the coding sequence ATGAAAAGAACATACCAGCCCAGTAAAATTAAAAGAAAAAGGAAACATGGCTTTAGAAAAAGGAATTCCTCGGTTGGGGGAAAGCTTGTACTGAAAAGTAGAAGGAATAAGGGTAGAAAAAAACTAGCTGCATAA